From Nocardioides daedukensis, the proteins below share one genomic window:
- a CDS encoding TetR/AcrR family transcriptional regulator codes for MSESANTLEKRKVSTTHRITICAQKLTDQRGFDGFTMDELAEAAQVSRRTLFNYFPGKLDAVLGPGPELPDQVIETFRAGGPNGDFIADIKVLIAAMVDIKGFDRDEALVARRIFKTNPRLLLAVHERFHAVTELFTDLILDREGQDFGRHRARILINVLACLFDVALEDVLSDTTGRRELDAAYFEAFDTLRGVLSC; via the coding sequence GTGAGTGAAAGTGCAAACACGCTCGAGAAGCGGAAGGTCTCCACGACCCACCGCATCACCATCTGCGCCCAGAAACTCACCGATCAGCGCGGCTTCGACGGCTTCACGATGGACGAGCTCGCCGAGGCTGCCCAGGTCTCGCGCCGGACCCTGTTCAACTACTTCCCCGGCAAGTTGGACGCCGTACTCGGCCCCGGCCCCGAGCTTCCGGACCAGGTCATCGAGACGTTCCGGGCGGGTGGGCCGAACGGCGACTTCATCGCCGACATCAAGGTCCTGATCGCCGCAATGGTCGACATCAAGGGCTTCGACCGCGACGAGGCCCTGGTCGCCCGACGCATCTTCAAGACCAACCCCCGCCTCCTGCTGGCGGTGCACGAACGATTCCACGCAGTGACCGAGCTGTTCACCGACCTGATCCTCGACCGCGAGGGACAGGACTTCGGCAGGCATCGGGCGCGGATCCTGATCAACGTCCTGGCGTGCCTCTTCGACGTCGCCCTCGAGGACGTCTTGTCCGACACCACGGGCCGCCGCGAGCTGGACGCCGCCTACTTCGAGGCGTTCGACACCCTTCGCGGCGTCCTGTCCTGCTGA
- a CDS encoding carbon starvation CstA family protein, producing MTMHQESTRKLDPKSTAIWVAVAVVGAVCWSVLALSRGEEVSALWILFAALSSYAIGYRFYGRFIARRVLELDDTRATPAERLEDGVDFEPTDKRVLFGHHFAAIAGAGPLVGPVLAAQMGYLPGTIWIIVGVLLAGAVQDMVILFFSMRRDGKSLGQMVREEIGVVGGIAALIAVFAIMIIILAVLALVVVNALAESPWGVYSIGLTIPIALFMGFYLRHFRPGRVLEVTMIGVVLLLLAIFTGQYVEEMGLGGALTLDKETLTLCLIGYGFVASILPVWMLLTPRDYLSTFMKIGVIVLLAIGLILAAPTLSAPAVSDFATSGEGPVFAGKLFPFVFITIACGALSGFHALISSGTTPKMVKKESHVLPIGYGGMLMESFVAISALIAACVIDQGLYFAMNAPAGATGGNPEAAAEFVRTLGFTISPGDLSAAAAAVEESSLISRTGGAPTLAVGISQILHEAFGGNLAAFWYHFAIMFEALFILTAVDAGTRVGRFMLQDTVGNFWPKFGDVSWKPAAWSASAVVVGLWGYMLYVGVTDPLGGINQLFPLFGIANQLLAAIALTLAVTLLIKHGKAKWAWVPGIGLAWDLIVTMTASWQKVFSDDPRIGYFQQASDYRAARDAGEVLAPATNADQMDQVINNSILNGSLQAAFALLVIVVVLNAAVVVVRTLRTGGAVPTTETPKVTSELVDA from the coding sequence ATGACGATGCATCAGGAATCCACCCGCAAGCTCGACCCGAAGTCGACCGCGATCTGGGTCGCGGTGGCGGTCGTCGGCGCGGTCTGCTGGTCGGTCCTCGCCCTGTCACGCGGCGAGGAGGTCTCGGCGCTGTGGATCCTGTTCGCGGCGCTCTCGTCCTATGCGATCGGCTACCGGTTCTACGGCCGCTTCATCGCCCGACGAGTCCTCGAGCTGGATGACACCCGAGCCACTCCCGCCGAGCGCCTCGAGGACGGCGTCGACTTCGAACCGACCGACAAGCGGGTGCTCTTCGGCCACCACTTCGCCGCCATCGCCGGTGCCGGCCCACTGGTCGGACCGGTGCTCGCCGCCCAGATGGGCTATCTGCCAGGGACGATCTGGATCATCGTTGGGGTGCTCCTGGCGGGCGCCGTACAGGACATGGTCATCCTCTTCTTCTCGATGCGTCGCGACGGCAAGTCGCTGGGCCAGATGGTCCGCGAGGAGATCGGCGTGGTCGGCGGCATCGCCGCACTGATCGCCGTCTTCGCGATCATGATCATCATCCTGGCCGTGCTCGCACTGGTCGTCGTCAACGCCCTGGCCGAGTCCCCGTGGGGCGTCTACTCCATCGGCCTGACCATCCCGATCGCGCTGTTCATGGGCTTCTACCTGCGCCACTTCCGCCCGGGCCGGGTGCTCGAGGTGACGATGATCGGCGTCGTACTGCTCCTGCTCGCGATCTTCACCGGGCAGTACGTCGAGGAGATGGGCCTGGGCGGTGCGCTCACCCTCGACAAGGAGACGTTGACGCTCTGCCTGATCGGTTATGGCTTCGTCGCCTCGATCCTGCCGGTGTGGATGCTGCTCACCCCGCGTGACTATCTCTCCACGTTCATGAAGATCGGCGTGATCGTGCTGCTCGCGATCGGGCTGATCCTCGCCGCGCCGACCCTCTCGGCACCGGCCGTCTCCGACTTCGCGACCAGCGGCGAGGGGCCGGTCTTCGCCGGGAAGCTGTTCCCGTTCGTCTTCATCACCATCGCCTGTGGGGCGCTGTCCGGCTTCCACGCCCTGATCTCGTCTGGCACGACTCCCAAGATGGTGAAGAAGGAGTCGCACGTCCTGCCGATCGGCTACGGCGGGATGTTGATGGAGTCGTTCGTCGCCATCTCGGCGCTGATCGCGGCCTGCGTGATCGACCAAGGTCTCTACTTCGCGATGAACGCCCCGGCCGGCGCCACCGGGGGCAACCCGGAGGCAGCGGCCGAGTTTGTCCGCACCCTGGGCTTCACGATCAGTCCCGGAGACCTGTCTGCCGCGGCGGCCGCGGTGGAGGAGTCATCACTGATCTCCCGCACCGGTGGCGCGCCCACCCTGGCGGTGGGGATCTCGCAGATCCTGCACGAGGCGTTCGGCGGCAACCTGGCCGCTTTCTGGTACCACTTCGCGATCATGTTCGAGGCGCTGTTCATCCTTACCGCGGTCGACGCCGGCACCCGTGTCGGCCGGTTCATGCTGCAGGACACCGTCGGCAACTTCTGGCCGAAGTTCGGAGACGTCTCCTGGAAGCCGGCGGCCTGGTCGGCCAGTGCCGTGGTGGTCGGCCTGTGGGGCTACATGCTCTATGTCGGGGTGACCGATCCGCTCGGTGGCATCAACCAGCTCTTCCCGCTCTTCGGCATCGCCAACCAGCTGCTCGCGGCCATCGCGCTGACCCTGGCCGTGACCCTGCTGATCAAGCACGGCAAGGCGAAGTGGGCCTGGGTGCCGGGGATCGGTCTGGCTTGGGACCTGATCGTCACGATGACGGCCAGCTGGCAGAAGGTGTTCAGTGACGATCCGCGGATCGGCTACTTCCAGCAGGCCTCGGACTATCGCGCCGCCCGCGACGCCGGGGAGGTGCTCGCGCCGGCCACGAACGCCGACCAGATGGACCAGGTGATCAACAACTCGATCCTCAACGGCTCACTGCAGGCGGCCTTCGCGCTGCTGGTGATCGTGGTCGTGCTCAACGCCGCGGTGGTGGTGGTCCGGACCCTGCGAACCGGTGGCGCCGTGCCCACGACCGAGACGCCGAAGGTCACCTCGGAGCTGGTTGACGCATGA
- a CDS encoding sodium-dependent transporter, with protein MSSTDQAAIEKRRGAFSSRNVFIFAAIGSAVGLGNIWRFPMEAYENGGGAFLLPYLIALLTAGIPFLLLDYVMGHRTRGSAPLAFARTHRKTEWLGWWQVGICFVIALYYAAILAWALRYTLFSADKGWGDDPNAFFGGEFLQASDPTKGISTEFVIGLLVPLVIVWLAVIVIMMLGVQKGVGNTAMIFIPVLILAFLALVIRSLFLPGAADGLNALFTPDWSALTDTGVWAAAYSQIFFSLSIGFGIMITYASYVGRKVDMTGSGLVVGFANSSFELLCGIGVFSALGFMAQAQGVAINEVASGGPGLAFVAFPTIINEAPAGVVIGLLFFASLILAGITSLVSILEVVISAIRDKFEMSRIGATMAVCIPAAAISVFFFSTKSALHVLDIADNFINKFGILFVAVVSMVVLVWIVRALPDFVEHLTTHGSVPIRGWWPALIAVVTPLALTFVLISDFVDTIKEPYGGYPTWMIATFGWGVVAAVIFGGVAASLVKWRPETSLDIPGPIDEGTAPIKEENR; from the coding sequence GTGAGCAGCACAGACCAGGCAGCCATCGAGAAGAGGCGCGGGGCATTCTCCTCGCGCAACGTCTTCATCTTCGCCGCCATCGGATCCGCCGTCGGGCTGGGCAACATCTGGCGCTTCCCGATGGAGGCCTACGAGAACGGCGGCGGGGCATTCCTGCTGCCCTACCTGATCGCGTTGCTGACCGCAGGGATCCCGTTCCTGCTGCTCGACTACGTGATGGGCCACCGCACCCGCGGCTCGGCGCCGCTGGCCTTCGCGCGCACCCACCGCAAGACCGAGTGGCTCGGTTGGTGGCAGGTGGGCATCTGCTTCGTGATCGCGCTCTACTACGCCGCGATCCTGGCCTGGGCGTTGCGCTACACGCTCTTCTCGGCGGACAAGGGCTGGGGTGACGACCCGAACGCCTTCTTCGGCGGCGAGTTCCTCCAGGCCTCCGACCCGACCAAGGGCATCAGCACCGAGTTCGTGATCGGCCTGCTGGTCCCGCTGGTCATCGTCTGGCTCGCAGTCATCGTGATCATGATGCTCGGGGTCCAGAAGGGCGTCGGCAACACCGCAATGATCTTCATCCCGGTGCTGATCCTGGCCTTCCTGGCGCTGGTGATCCGCTCGCTCTTCCTGCCCGGCGCCGCCGACGGCCTGAACGCACTGTTCACGCCGGACTGGAGCGCCCTGACCGACACCGGCGTCTGGGCCGCGGCCTACTCCCAGATCTTCTTCTCGCTCTCCATCGGCTTCGGCATCATGATCACCTATGCGTCGTACGTCGGACGCAAGGTCGACATGACCGGCTCCGGCCTGGTGGTCGGCTTCGCCAACTCGAGCTTCGAACTGCTCTGCGGCATCGGGGTCTTCTCTGCGCTGGGCTTCATGGCCCAGGCCCAGGGCGTCGCCATCAACGAGGTCGCCTCTGGCGGACCCGGCCTGGCCTTCGTGGCCTTCCCGACGATCATCAACGAGGCGCCGGCCGGCGTCGTGATCGGTCTGCTCTTCTTCGCCTCACTGATCCTGGCCGGCATCACCTCTCTGGTCAGCATCCTTGAGGTGGTGATCTCCGCGATCCGCGACAAGTTCGAGATGAGCCGGATCGGCGCCACGATGGCGGTCTGCATCCCGGCGGCCGCGATCAGCGTCTTCTTCTTCTCCACCAAGAGCGCGCTGCACGTGCTCGACATCGCCGACAACTTCATCAACAAGTTCGGGATCCTCTTCGTCGCCGTGGTCAGCATGGTGGTCCTGGTCTGGATCGTCCGCGCACTGCCCGACTTCGTGGAGCACCTCACCACCCACGGCTCGGTGCCGATCCGTGGCTGGTGGCCGGCACTGATCGCCGTGGTCACCCCGCTGGCACTCACCTTCGTGCTGATCAGCGACTTCGTCGACACGATCAAGGAACCGTACGGCGGCTATCCCACCTGGATGATCGCCACCTTCGGCTGGGGCGTCGTCGCGGCCGTGATCTTCGGCGGCGTGGCCGCGTCGCTGGTGAAGTGGCGCCCGGAGACCAGCCTGGACATCCCCGGCCCGATCGACGAGGGCACCGCACCGATCAAGGAGGAGAACCGATGA
- a CDS encoding NAD-dependent malic enzyme, with protein sequence MAATPSSYSITMRLYTAPDHGVVGTVATGLAEAGGIVTAIDVAESSHDRLVVDVTCSASDEDHSKALVRVVRGIPGVEVHKVSDRTFLIHLGGKIEVSSKVPLKTRDDLSMAYTPGVGRVSMAIHENPEDVSRLTIKGNSVAVVTDGSAVLGLGNIGPGAALPVMEGKAALFKKFANIDAWPICLASQDTDEIVRAVEMIAPGFGGINLEDIAAPRCFEIEARLRESLDIPVFHDDQHGTAIVVLAALTNALRVVGKEIADIRIVVAGGGAAGSAITALLLAGGAKDVVVWDREGLLCSDNTELAAAKLDLARRTNPNLRRGGLQEGLEGADVFIGVSGPGVLKPEWISTMAEGSIVFALANPDPEVDPAEASKYAAVVASGRSDYPNQINNVLAFPGVFRGLLDARASEVTMDMLLRAAEAIAHVVTDDELHPSFIIPSVFHPDVPKAVAAAISGKPRD encoded by the coding sequence ATGGCCGCCACACCGTCGTCGTACTCGATCACCATGCGCCTCTACACCGCGCCCGACCACGGAGTCGTCGGCACCGTCGCCACCGGACTGGCCGAGGCCGGCGGGATCGTGACCGCCATCGACGTCGCCGAGTCCAGCCACGACCGCCTGGTCGTCGACGTCACCTGCTCGGCCTCCGACGAGGACCACTCCAAGGCCCTGGTCAGGGTGGTCCGCGGGATCCCCGGCGTCGAGGTGCACAAGGTCTCCGACCGCACCTTCCTGATCCACCTCGGCGGCAAGATCGAGGTCAGCTCCAAGGTCCCGCTGAAGACGCGCGACGACCTGTCGATGGCCTACACCCCAGGTGTGGGGCGGGTGTCGATGGCGATCCACGAGAACCCCGAGGACGTGTCTCGGCTGACGATCAAGGGCAACTCGGTCGCCGTGGTCACCGACGGCTCCGCGGTCCTGGGCCTGGGCAACATCGGTCCGGGCGCCGCGCTGCCGGTGATGGAGGGCAAGGCGGCGCTGTTCAAGAAGTTCGCCAACATCGACGCCTGGCCGATCTGCCTGGCCAGCCAGGACACCGACGAGATCGTCAGGGCCGTCGAGATGATCGCCCCCGGCTTCGGTGGGATCAACCTCGAGGACATCGCCGCGCCGCGTTGCTTCGAGATCGAGGCCCGGCTGCGCGAGTCCCTCGACATCCCGGTCTTCCACGACGACCAGCACGGCACCGCGATCGTCGTACTCGCAGCCCTGACCAACGCGCTCCGGGTGGTCGGCAAGGAGATCGCCGACATCCGCATCGTCGTGGCGGGTGGTGGTGCCGCGGGATCCGCGATCACCGCGCTGCTGCTCGCCGGCGGCGCCAAGGACGTCGTGGTCTGGGACCGCGAGGGCCTGCTTTGTTCGGACAACACCGAGCTGGCCGCGGCCAAGCTCGACCTGGCCCGCCGTACCAACCCGAACCTGCGTCGTGGTGGCCTGCAGGAGGGTCTGGAAGGCGCGGACGTCTTCATCGGCGTCTCCGGGCCGGGCGTGCTCAAGCCCGAGTGGATCTCCACGATGGCCGAGGGCTCGATCGTCTTCGCACTGGCCAACCCGGATCCCGAGGTCGACCCTGCCGAGGCGTCGAAGTACGCCGCCGTGGTGGCATCGGGCCGCTCGGACTACCCGAACCAGATCAACAACGTACTCGCCTTCCCCGGTGTCTTCCGGGGCCTGCTCGACGCCCGCGCCAGCGAGGTCACGATGGATATGCTGCTCCGTGCGGCCGAGGCGATCGCGCACGTGGTCACTGACGACGAGTTGCACCCGAGCTTCATCATCCCGAGCGTCTTCCACCCTGACGTACCGAAGGCTGTTGCCGCCGCGATCAGCGGCAAGCCGCGCGACTGA
- a CDS encoding methionine/alanine import family NSS transporter small subunit: MSTEAVIMMIVAMLVIWGGLLAAIVSLSRSGSPGVAEIHRDL; encoded by the coding sequence ATGAGCACCGAGGCAGTCATCATGATGATCGTCGCGATGCTGGTGATCTGGGGCGGCCTGCTCGCCGCGATCGTCAGCCTGTCCCGTTCCGGAAGCCCCGGAGTGGCCGAGATCCACCGCGACCTCTGA
- a CDS encoding MMPL family transporter — translation MATLLYRLGKTAYRRWPIFLAAWLIAAVGLGGFAATMSKPMSDSFSIPGIPSEKAADMQAELFPGSQDAFDDASFDVVVQAPEGHTLAEPEYSRAVDTLVADLVDTPQISKETVPLVVKDGAKLTDAEYAATLDGTVEKLKNAEVTEEQPPMIGNPLILGPVQDDQIVSGAESAGATKAQAEANAAALSILSEDGRTGLIQGEFDVETPMDIKPASQDEVKEAMETARDSGLSVEANGPGMQSMEMPGGSAELIGLAIALLVLVLTFGSLVAAGLPLITAVFGVGLGMIGITGMTAFMDIGTTTPILATMLGLAVGIDYTLFILARYRNELEHTDERDEAIGVAVGTAGSAVVFAGLTVLIALSALAVVRIPFLTSMGLAAAGTVLIAVLVALTLLPAILGMLKTKSFGGQVRKYVPARDEKGKIVNNGVRWARFVGKSPIAAILLVVVALGSIAIPLKDLHLAFPTDSTASVETTQRQASELISGAFGEGREAPMLMVVDATGVPEGERQAKIDEVAAWAGEQAGVLNAQVGGTNADPSDPDATPTGALVMITPETGPDATATEETLAELRNGQDDIEAATGTDTGVTGLTAITVDISERLSDALPIYLLVVIGLAFILLMLVFRSILVPLTATLGFLLSVLATLGATVAVFQEGALGLMEGQPIVSFMPIFLIGVVFGLAMDYQVFLVTRIREAHVHGADTRESVIDGFRGSARVVAAAAVIMTAVFAAFILMDDPMIQMMGFALAVAIVFDAFIVRMTLIPALMYLMGDKAWWLPKWLDRILPNVDVEGESLERPHMADHFGSRDTSDRDGDKELQTAGA, via the coding sequence ATGGCAACGCTTCTCTACCGACTCGGCAAGACCGCCTATCGGCGCTGGCCGATCTTCCTCGCCGCCTGGCTGATCGCCGCGGTCGGCCTGGGAGGCTTCGCCGCCACCATGTCCAAGCCGATGTCGGACTCCTTCTCGATCCCGGGCATCCCGTCCGAGAAGGCCGCCGACATGCAGGCCGAGCTCTTCCCGGGCTCCCAGGACGCCTTCGACGACGCCAGCTTCGACGTCGTCGTCCAGGCACCCGAGGGCCACACCCTGGCCGAGCCGGAGTACTCCCGCGCCGTCGACACCCTGGTCGCCGACCTCGTCGACACGCCCCAGATCTCCAAGGAGACCGTGCCGCTCGTCGTCAAGGACGGCGCCAAGCTCACCGATGCGGAGTACGCCGCCACCCTCGACGGCACCGTCGAGAAGCTGAAGAACGCCGAGGTCACCGAGGAGCAGCCCCCGATGATCGGCAACCCGCTGATCCTCGGGCCGGTCCAGGACGACCAGATCGTCTCGGGCGCCGAGTCCGCCGGTGCGACGAAGGCACAGGCCGAGGCAAACGCGGCCGCGCTCTCGATCCTTTCCGAGGACGGGCGCACCGGGCTGATCCAGGGCGAGTTCGACGTCGAGACCCCGATGGACATCAAGCCTGCCTCCCAGGACGAGGTCAAGGAGGCGATGGAGACCGCACGTGACTCCGGGCTGAGCGTCGAAGCCAACGGCCCCGGCATGCAGTCGATGGAGATGCCCGGCGGCTCCGCCGAGCTGATCGGCCTCGCCATCGCCCTGCTGGTCCTCGTGCTGACCTTCGGCTCGCTGGTCGCGGCCGGCCTGCCGCTGATCACCGCCGTCTTCGGGGTCGGCCTCGGGATGATCGGCATCACCGGGATGACCGCGTTCATGGACATCGGCACGACCACGCCGATCCTGGCCACGATGCTCGGCCTCGCGGTCGGCATCGACTACACCCTGTTCATCCTGGCCCGCTATCGCAACGAGCTCGAGCACACCGACGAGCGTGACGAGGCGATCGGCGTGGCCGTGGGCACCGCCGGCTCCGCCGTGGTCTTCGCCGGCCTGACCGTGCTGATCGCGCTCTCCGCGCTGGCCGTCGTACGCATCCCGTTCCTGACCTCGATGGGTCTCGCCGCGGCCGGCACCGTGCTGATCGCCGTCCTGGTGGCACTCACCCTGCTGCCCGCGATCCTGGGCATGCTGAAGACCAAGTCGTTCGGTGGCCAGGTCCGCAAATATGTCCCCGCTCGCGACGAGAAGGGCAAGATCGTCAACAACGGCGTGCGCTGGGCGCGGTTCGTGGGCAAGTCCCCGATCGCCGCGATCCTGCTGGTCGTCGTGGCGCTCGGCTCGATCGCGATCCCGCTCAAGGACCTGCACCTGGCCTTCCCCACTGACAGCACCGCGTCGGTGGAGACCACGCAGCGTCAGGCCTCCGAGCTGATCTCCGGCGCGTTCGGTGAGGGTCGCGAGGCCCCGATGCTGATGGTCGTCGACGCCACCGGCGTCCCCGAGGGCGAGCGCCAGGCGAAGATCGACGAGGTCGCTGCCTGGGCCGGCGAGCAGGCCGGCGTGCTCAACGCACAGGTCGGCGGCACCAACGCCGACCCGTCCGACCCGGACGCGACGCCCACGGGCGCCCTGGTGATGATCACCCCCGAGACGGGCCCGGACGCCACCGCGACCGAGGAGACCCTGGCCGAGCTGCGCAACGGGCAGGACGACATCGAGGCCGCCACCGGCACCGACACCGGCGTCACCGGCCTGACCGCGATCACGGTCGACATCTCCGAGCGCCTCTCGGACGCCCTGCCGATCTATCTGCTGGTCGTCATCGGGCTCGCGTTCATCCTGCTGATGCTGGTCTTCCGCTCCATCCTGGTCCCGCTGACCGCCACCCTGGGCTTCCTGCTCTCGGTGCTCGCCACGCTGGGCGCCACGGTCGCGGTCTTCCAGGAAGGCGCCCTGGGCCTGATGGAGGGCCAGCCGATCGTCAGCTTCATGCCGATCTTCCTGATCGGAGTGGTCTTCGGGCTGGCGATGGACTACCAGGTCTTCCTGGTCACCCGGATCCGTGAGGCACACGTGCACGGGGCCGACACCCGTGAGTCCGTGATCGACGGGTTCCGGGGCAGCGCCCGGGTCGTCGCCGCGGCTGCGGTGATCATGACGGCAGTCTTCGCGGCCTTCATCCTGATGGACGACCCGATGATCCAGATGATGGGCTTCGCGCTCGCCGTCGCGATCGTCTTCGACGCCTTCATCGTGCGGATGACGCTGATCCCGGCCCTGATGTACCTGATGGGCGACAAGGCGTGGTGGCTGCCGAAGTGGCTGGACCGGATCCTGCCGAACGTCGACGTCGAGGGCGAGAGCCTGGAGCGTCCGCACATGGCGGACCACTTCGGCTCGCGCGACACCAGTGACCGCGACGGCGACAAGGAACTGCAGACCGCCGGAGCCTGA
- a CDS encoding CstA-like transporter-associated (seleno)protein gives MRLFDEVRRLWREASGQERWERYVVRSRAAGLEPMSRRDWERRRSDHRDAHPEGRCC, from the coding sequence ATGAGGCTCTTCGACGAGGTGAGACGTCTGTGGCGCGAGGCGTCGGGCCAGGAGCGCTGGGAGCGGTACGTCGTACGCTCGCGCGCCGCAGGCCTGGAGCCGATGTCGCGGCGGGACTGGGAGCGACGCCGCAGCGATCATCGCGACGCGCACCCCGAGGGGCGCTGCTGCTGA